The following proteins come from a genomic window of Hymenobacter canadensis:
- a CDS encoding DUF808 domain-containing protein, which translates to MASGLFALLDDISALVKVSAASLDDVPAQVAKTTGKVSGIVIDDTAVTPKYVVGLDPSRELSIIFQIAKKSLFNKLLILTPAALVLGYFAPWAITPILMLGGAYLCYEGYEKVHSMFSKHPEAQAETEQMETITPEELEKQRVAGAVRTDIILSAEIMAIAYSQVTDQPIVNQIIVMLAVAVFITVAVYGFVGLIVKADDIGLHLAEGDNSAAIKSFGRGLVKFMPKFLSILSYVGTAAMLWVGAEIIAHGIPFTAHLLHDLEVALASMPAVAWLAKVVACGLGGLVIGFVVDQVVRLVKKLLPAKKEVAQ; encoded by the coding sequence ATGGCCTCCGGACTTTTTGCATTACTAGATGATATTTCGGCTTTAGTGAAAGTCAGTGCCGCCAGCCTGGACGATGTGCCGGCGCAGGTGGCCAAAACCACTGGCAAGGTGTCGGGCATCGTGATTGACGATACGGCCGTGACGCCCAAGTACGTGGTCGGCCTCGACCCCAGCCGGGAGCTGTCCATCATCTTCCAGATTGCCAAAAAGTCGCTGTTCAACAAGCTGCTGATTCTGACGCCGGCGGCGCTGGTGCTGGGCTACTTCGCGCCCTGGGCCATCACGCCCATCCTGATGCTGGGCGGAGCATACCTGTGCTACGAGGGCTACGAGAAGGTGCATTCCATGTTCAGCAAGCACCCCGAGGCGCAGGCGGAAACCGAGCAGATGGAAACCATTACGCCCGAGGAGCTGGAGAAGCAGCGCGTAGCCGGCGCCGTCCGCACCGACATCATTCTGTCGGCCGAAATCATGGCCATTGCCTACAGCCAGGTAACCGACCAGCCCATCGTGAACCAGATCATCGTGATGCTGGCCGTGGCGGTGTTTATCACGGTGGCGGTGTACGGGTTTGTGGGGCTGATTGTGAAGGCCGACGACATCGGTCTGCACCTGGCCGAAGGCGACAACAGCGCGGCCATCAAGAGCTTCGGCCGCGGCCTCGTGAAGTTCATGCCGAAGTTTCTCAGCATCCTGAGCTACGTGGGCACCGCCGCCATGCTGTGGGTGGGCGCCGAAATCATTGCCCACGGCATCCCCTTCACCGCCCACCTGCTGCACGACCTGGAAGTAGCCCTGGCCTCCATGCCCGCCGTGGCCTGGCTGGCTAAAGTAGTGGCCTGCGGCCTGGGCGGCTTGGTGATTGGCTTCGTGGTCGACCAGGTAGTACGGCTGGTGAAAAAGCTGCTGCCGGCTAAGAAGGAGGTTGCTCAGTAG